Within the Marixanthomonas sp. SCSIO 43207 genome, the region GAAGTGTTTACTCGGTTTTCCAAGCAAGTGTGCCAAAAGAAGTTGTTCTTCAAGGAATGGATGAAGACTTAATTTATCAAGAAAAACAAGCCAATACTGTAGATGGTGTACGTGGTGCAAAAGTACAAGTAGGATCTATGGATGAAATTGACACCAATGGTAATTGGGGAAAATCTTATGACTCTGGCAAAAAGTTATAACAACATAGCTAATAAATCTAAAAGACTGTCCGTTCAAATTTCTTTGACCGGACTTTCTTTTTTAGTCACATCTTGTGATGACAAGGAAGTTTTGTTTTTTTTTGAAAAAAAATTTGACTCTTCCCTTACTCCAGAAGAAACTCTAGAAACAATACAACAAGTAATTGAAAAGAAACAGGAGTTAGCAACTTATAGTTATGACGAAGTAGTTTTGCTGTATGCAACCAATCTTTACACAACTGTACCCACTGCCCTATTTGATGAAAACAAAGCAAGTGATTATTTAAAGTTTAACTCAAAAATTCTTGCTAACGATTATATTTCATTTGATACAATACAAAGTCTAGATATGGTTATCGTTTACGTTCCATTTATCAACGTAAACAACTACTTCTTTGAAAAATACGGCTCATTTAAGTATTATCATACAAGCACCGTACTTATCAATACGCTTGTAACTTCAGAAAAATTTTCAAAAGAAGAAAAGCTATATATACACGTACAAAGTAATACTTTTGATTGTCTAGCTATTCAAAATGGAAATCTAACTTTGTGTAATACATTTTCATACAAAACACCAGAAGATTTTATCTACTACATCTTATTCTGTATGGAACAATTAACTCTTAATCCAGAAAGCACAGCCGTTTTCCTTTTGGGAGCAATATCAAAAGAAGATGAGCTTTATGATATTGCTTACAAATACATAAGGAATGTTTCTTTTATTTCTGAAATAAAATCAAACATAAACCTTGGCAAAAATATAAGTAATCATAACCATTTTGTTTTAAAAAGTAGTTTGTAATGCGTATTATATCAGGAACACATAAAGGAAGAAGATTAATTGCGCCAAGAAACCTTCCTGTAAGGCCTACAACAGATTTTGCTAAAGAAGCACTCTTCAATATATTACGAAATGATTATATTTTTGAAGAAATAAGCTTACTTGATCTCTTCGCCGGAACCGGAAATATAAGCTATGAGTTTGCTTCACGAGGAACACAAGATATCACTGCAGTTGACGCCCATTATGCGTGTGTAAAATACATTCAGAAAACTTCTCAAGAACTTGATTTTTCAATAAAAACTGTAAAGTCTGATGTGTTTAAATTCCTTTCTGCTATTACAACAAAATTTGATATTATCTTTGCAGATCCGCCTTACAAATTTGATAATCAAGAATTTGAGAGTTTTATAGGAAAAATCTTTCAAAACAACTTGATAAATCCAAACGGATTGGTTATTATTGAGCATTCAAAACACACTGATCTTTCTAATTTTCCTCATTTTAAAGAGAGCCGTAAGTACGGAGGATCTGTTTTTAGTTTTTTTCAGTAAAATAGCTTTATGTTGTCCCCAGAGCCTGTATTAATTGAGTTAAACTTCTGTACGCTTGAAATACACGACAATTGTGTAATTTCAACTATACACGAAGGCGTTTTGTTTGATGTAGAAGAACGAAAGCAGCTTTATAAAATCTTTGATAAATACTTTACAGGAAAGCCCTTTATTTATATTTCAAATCGAAAAAATGATTACACTGTAAATCCAACAAGTTATTTACAAAAAGATGCTTATACCAATCAATTAATGGGAATGGCTGTTCTTTGTTATAATGAATCTTCGTATCAAAATGCATTATTTGAAAAAAAGTTTTATGACAGAGCTTTCAATGTTTTTTACAGTGTAGAAGAATGTAAACTGTGGGCAAAAGAAGTTTTACACTCAAAAAATTAAAAAATAGCAGGCCTATAAGCCGGATTCTGTATTCCGAATAATCGAAATCCTTATCATTTATCTGGACGTTTTGTTACCAAAACGCTCTATCTGCCTACCCTCCTGCATTGGGCGGGTACCCTCAAGCACAGGTTTACGTGGCATTTCACCGCATAGAGTTTACCTGATTTCACTACAGCATTACCTGTACATTCTTTCTGTTGCACTTGTCCGCTCTCAATAATTGAGATGACGGCTGTTAGCCGCTATGCTTCCCTATGGTGTCCGGACTTTCCTCCAAATGCTCAGTCAAGCTGAACATATAGCGATAAGGTGGCCTGCAGTGCAAAAGTAAACCAATGTTAATAAATACGGTAAAAATGAAACACCAATTTTTTTAAAATAAAACAGGACATAGTTATATTTGTTTTGCCTATGGAACATTTTATAGTATCTGCCCGTAAATACCGCCCTACACAATTTAAAGATGTAGTTGGGCAACAAGCTATTACCAATACGCTTAATAATGCTATTGAAAATGACCATTTGGCGCAAGCTTTACTCTTTACTGGTCCTCGAGGAGTTGGAAAAACTACTTGCGCTAGAATTTTGGCAAAAAAAATTAACCAAGACGGAACAGAACAAGAAGATGAAGATTTTGCATTTAATATTTTTGAATTGGATGCTGCTTCAAATAATTCTGTAGATGACATACGTAATTTAATAGATCAAGTACGTATACCGCCGCAAGTAGGTAGTTATAAAGTCTATATCATTGACGAGGTACACATGCTTTCTTCAGCAGCTTTCAACGCTTTTTTAAAAACGCTTGAAGAACCACCTAAACACGCAATTTTTATTTTAGCAACTACCGAAAAACATAAAATAATCCCTACAATATTATCACGTTGTCAAATTTTTGATTTCAGAAGAATTACTGTTCGTGATATAAAAAATCATCTTGCAGATGTTGCCAAACAAGAAGGTATCAATGCCGAAGACGACGCACTGCATATTGTAGCTCAAAAAGCAGATGGAGCTTTACGTGATGCACTTTCAATATTTGATCGTGTGGTAAGCTTTTCAGGAAAAACTTTAACACGCCAAGCTGTTACAGAAAACTTAAATGTTCTCGATTATACTTATTACTTTCAGATTACAGATTTGTTAATTAACAATGACATTCCTGAAGTTTTATTGGCATATAATGATATTTTATCAAAAGGGTTTGATGGGCACCACTTTATCATGGGGCTTGCTTCACATTTCAGGGATTTAATGGTTTGTAAAAATCAACAAACTATCGAGTTACTAGAAGTTGGAGAGCAGGTAAAAGCGATGTATTTTGAACAATCTCAAAAAACCTCTCACAACTTTTTATTAGAAGCAATTGATATTGCTAATGCTTGTGATTTAAAGTTTAAAACAAGTCGTAATCAACGTTTGCTGGTTGAACTGTGCCTTATGCAATTGGCTTCTCTTACAGCTACTGACGAAAAAAAAAAGCCTAGATTAAACGGCAAAACAAAAACTCGATACGTAATACCTCCCTCCCATTTTAAAGCTTCTGAAAAAGAAACATCTACAACTGGTTCACAAGAAAATAATGAGTCTGAACACATTTCAAAACCTGTAAAGGCAAACAATTCTGAAGAAAAACCCGTTACCCTTAAAAAGAATGAAATACCTTCAACTACTAAAACAGAAGAAAACTCTCCTTCTACTGCAGTAACTGAAGATACTCCTAGTACAAATAAAATTGCTGAAGAACGATCTAAAATTCTTTCAGAAAAAAACAATAAAAAAGTTTCAGCTTTATCGTTAAAAAGTATTCGGAAAAAGCAAGAACTTCAAAAAGAATTAATCGCAAACCAGCCTGATCAAAGAAATTTACCTGCCGAAAGCTTTACCGAAGAAGAAATGCGTACAGCGTGGACTCAGTATGCAAAAAAAGTAGAAAAAGACGGTAAATTTAATTTGCTGTCGCACCTTACAATGGGTGTACCAAGACTCGATGGAAGCACAATTCACTTAGAATTTCCGAATGATACTATAAAAGTAGAAGTAGAACGCGAAAAACACGAGTTATTGGGCTATTTACGAAGCCAACTTCAAAATTATGATATCGATCTCGATATTTTGGTTAACGAGACTGTTCAGAAAAAATATGCTTATACTACTCGCGAAAAGTTTGATAAACTAAGAGAAAAAAATCCGGCTTTAGAAAAACTACGCAAAGAGTTTGATTTAGATATCTAGAACAGTCATTTGATATTTTGTATTTTTGCAGCGTATAAATAAACTCATTAATTATGCTTGGCTTACAACTTCCTACCGATCCTCGATGGGTCAATATTGTTGAAAAAAACGTAGAAGAAATATTAACAGATCACGCGTTTTGTGAGCAAAAGGCTGCGTCAACCGCTATTTCATTTATTGTTACTTATCCTGAATATACAGAGTTGGTTCAAGAAATGACAGCCTTGGTTAAAGAAGAAATAAGCCATTTTAAATTAGTACACGATAAAATAATTGAACGTGGCTGGACGCTTGGTCGTGACCGGAAAGATGAATATGTAAATAAATTAATGACATTTTTCCCAAAAGGAGGAAGCAGAACTACAAATTTGGTTCACAGGTTATTATACGCAGCACTAATTGAAGCAAGAAGCTGTGAGCGATTTCGATTATTAAGCGAGCAGTTAAACGATAAAGAACTAGCTGATTTTTACAGAAGTTTAATGGTAAGTGAGGCAAATCACTATACTATGTTTTTAGGCTTTGCAAGGAAATATGGAGACCGAGAAGAAGTAGATAAAAAGTGGAAAAACCTTCTCACTTTTGAAGCTGAGATTATGAAGGATCTTGGCAAAGAAGAAACCATGCACGGTTAATCAACGCACTATTAAAAAAGAAAAACATACAGTTCCTTTACTTAATATACCTATTCGTCTTTCAGACTATGCAGGAGGTATATTTAAAACCATTCCTTCAAGAAAAGGAATGAAAAAAGCGATTGATAAAGGTGTCGTTTCGGTAAATGGTACCAGAGCTGAAACGGCTACTCTATTGTTTGGCGGAGAGGTTATTACACTTATTTCAACAAGTAAAGAGAACAAACCCATACTTACATTAGATTTAGAGATCTGTTTTGAGAATGACCATTTAGCAATTATCAACAAACCGCCTGGTATTTTGGTAAGCGGTAATAAAAAAAAGACTATTGTAAATGCACTTCCTCATAATCTTAAAAAAAGTTCTGCAATTGATGCACTAGATAGACCAAAACCAGTACATCGATTAGATTTTCCTACTAGTGGTTTGCTACTTGTTGCAAAATCCTATTCTGCTATGATAGCTTTAAACAAGCTGTTTAAAACCCGAAGTATT harbors:
- a CDS encoding DUF3822 family protein, which encodes MVIGENLMTLAKSYNNIANKSKRLSVQISLTGLSFLVTSCDDKEVLFFFEKKFDSSLTPEETLETIQQVIEKKQELATYSYDEVVLLYATNLYTTVPTALFDENKASDYLKFNSKILANDYISFDTIQSLDMVIVYVPFINVNNYFFEKYGSFKYYHTSTVLINTLVTSEKFSKEEKLYIHVQSNTFDCLAIQNGNLTLCNTFSYKTPEDFIYYILFCMEQLTLNPESTAVFLLGAISKEDELYDIAYKYIRNVSFISEIKSNINLGKNISNHNHFVLKSSL
- the rsmD gene encoding 16S rRNA (guanine(966)-N(2))-methyltransferase RsmD, with amino-acid sequence MRIISGTHKGRRLIAPRNLPVRPTTDFAKEALFNILRNDYIFEEISLLDLFAGTGNISYEFASRGTQDITAVDAHYACVKYIQKTSQELDFSIKTVKSDVFKFLSAITTKFDIIFADPPYKFDNQEFESFIGKIFQNNLINPNGLVIIEHSKHTDLSNFPHFKESRKYGGSVFSFFQ
- a CDS encoding DNA polymerase III subunit gamma/tau, whose translation is MEHFIVSARKYRPTQFKDVVGQQAITNTLNNAIENDHLAQALLFTGPRGVGKTTCARILAKKINQDGTEQEDEDFAFNIFELDAASNNSVDDIRNLIDQVRIPPQVGSYKVYIIDEVHMLSSAAFNAFLKTLEEPPKHAIFILATTEKHKIIPTILSRCQIFDFRRITVRDIKNHLADVAKQEGINAEDDALHIVAQKADGALRDALSIFDRVVSFSGKTLTRQAVTENLNVLDYTYYFQITDLLINNDIPEVLLAYNDILSKGFDGHHFIMGLASHFRDLMVCKNQQTIELLEVGEQVKAMYFEQSQKTSHNFLLEAIDIANACDLKFKTSRNQRLLVELCLMQLASLTATDEKKKPRLNGKTKTRYVIPPSHFKASEKETSTTGSQENNESEHISKPVKANNSEEKPVTLKKNEIPSTTKTEENSPSTAVTEDTPSTNKIAEERSKILSEKNNKKVSALSLKSIRKKQELQKELIANQPDQRNLPAESFTEEEMRTAWTQYAKKVEKDGKFNLLSHLTMGVPRLDGSTIHLEFPNDTIKVEVEREKHELLGYLRSQLQNYDIDLDILVNETVQKKYAYTTREKFDKLREKNPALEKLRKEFDLDI
- a CDS encoding tRNA-(ms[2]io[6]A)-hydroxylase, with the protein product MLGLQLPTDPRWVNIVEKNVEEILTDHAFCEQKAASTAISFIVTYPEYTELVQEMTALVKEEISHFKLVHDKIIERGWTLGRDRKDEYVNKLMTFFPKGGSRTTNLVHRLLYAALIEARSCERFRLLSEQLNDKELADFYRSLMVSEANHYTMFLGFARKYGDREEVDKKWKNLLTFEAEIMKDLGKEETMHG
- a CDS encoding RluA family pseudouridine synthase, translated to MAKKKPCTVNQRTIKKEKHTVPLLNIPIRLSDYAGGIFKTIPSRKGMKKAIDKGVVSVNGTRAETATLLFGGEVITLISTSKENKPILTLDLEICFENDHLAIINKPPGILVSGNKKKTIVNALPHNLKKSSAIDALDRPKPVHRLDFPTSGLLLVAKSYSAMIALNKLFKTRSIQKTYFAITYGSLKSQGTIQNPIDGKKAYTEYKVIKSVVSEKFEYLNLVTLFPKTGRKHQLRIHLSQINSPILGDKKYGKKEVISSGKGLYLHASKLIFKDPISNEIISVESKLPKKFTRIFDKL